A part of Longimicrobium sp. genomic DNA contains:
- a CDS encoding M949_RS01915 family surface polysaccharide biosynthesis protein, with the protein MSIHATCRVLGCLAAAAFLGCEPASRNDARRALAADTTEPVRPAEVAALEVLSFDPETLPPNADVTGNVVDGARWRDAKGENVVVLAETGEFPSASACDSDPQCRDAEIRAYHFARNGSAWKRLWLVTDFQRQCDFDLIAEFVKGSLSVTDLDHDGVGESTFLYALTCTSDVSPSTLKLIMHEGQAKYAIRGTTDLSAMLGTSEDAGGDRNVDPAFERAHPRQRSYALAQWERFVKPRSSIVPDAGEQDH; encoded by the coding sequence ATGTCGATTCATGCCACCTGCCGCGTTCTTGGCTGTCTGGCCGCCGCAGCCTTCCTCGGGTGCGAGCCCGCCTCCAGGAACGATGCGCGCCGCGCGCTGGCCGCCGACACGACCGAACCGGTCCGCCCGGCGGAGGTGGCAGCCCTGGAGGTGCTCTCATTCGATCCGGAGACGCTGCCCCCGAACGCCGACGTGACCGGAAACGTGGTCGATGGCGCCCGGTGGCGGGATGCCAAGGGGGAGAACGTGGTGGTGCTGGCGGAGACGGGCGAATTCCCGTCGGCCAGCGCGTGCGATAGCGATCCCCAATGCCGCGACGCCGAGATCCGCGCCTACCACTTCGCCCGGAATGGTTCCGCGTGGAAGCGGCTCTGGCTCGTGACGGACTTCCAGCGACAGTGCGACTTCGACCTGATCGCCGAGTTCGTGAAGGGCAGCCTGTCCGTGACGGACCTGGACCACGACGGCGTGGGCGAGAGCACGTTCCTGTACGCGCTCACCTGCACCAGCGACGTCAGCCCCTCCACGCTCAAGCTGATCATGCACGAGGGCCAGGCGAAGTACGCCATCCGCGGCACCACCGACCTGTCGGCCATGCTCGGCACCTCCGAGGACGCGGGGGGCGACCGGAACGTCGATCCCGCCTTCGAGCGCGCGCACCCCAGGCAGCGGTCGTACGCGCTCGCGCAGTGGGAGCGTTTCGTAAAGCCCAGGTCCTCCATCGTACCTGATGCGGGGGAACAGGATCACTGA